The Xenorhabdus doucetiae genome has a window encoding:
- the trkH gene encoding Trk system potassium transporter TrkH: MHFRAITRIVGLLVILFSVTMIIPGLVALIYRDGAGRAFSQTFIFALVIGLILWVPNREQKADLKPKEGFLIVVLFWTVLGSVGALPFIFSEKPNLSITDAFFESFSGLTTTGATTLVGLDSLPKAILFYRQMLQWLGGMGIIVLAVAILPLLGVGGMQLYRAEMPGPLKDNKMRPRIAETAKTLWLIYVLLTIACALALWGAGMSVFDAISHSFSTIAIGGFSTHDASIGFFNSPVINTIIAIFLLISGCNFGLHFAVLSGRSLKVYWRDPEFRMFITIQLALLAICMLILWQHSVYESEWEALNHAFFQVVSMATTAGFTTDTFAHWPLFLPFLLLCSAFIGGCAGSTGGGLKVIRILLLFLQGSRELKRLVHPNAVYTIKLGRRALPERIIEAVWGFFSAYALVFVISMLLLIATGVDEFSAFSAIAATLNNLGPGLGSVADNFTTMNPMAKWILVVTMLFGRLEVFTLLVLFTPTFWRE, from the coding sequence ATGCATTTTCGCGCCATAACCCGTATTGTTGGGCTACTTGTTATTCTTTTCTCTGTCACAATGATTATTCCGGGCTTGGTGGCATTGATTTATCGCGATGGCGCAGGCAGGGCATTCAGCCAGACATTTATCTTTGCTCTCGTCATTGGCTTAATCTTGTGGGTGCCTAATCGGGAACAAAAAGCTGATCTTAAACCGAAAGAGGGTTTTTTGATTGTCGTCCTATTTTGGACGGTGTTGGGAAGCGTGGGGGCATTGCCATTTATTTTCTCTGAAAAACCTAACCTTTCAATCACAGATGCCTTTTTTGAATCATTTTCCGGCTTGACGACAACCGGGGCGACAACGCTTGTTGGCCTTGATTCCCTGCCCAAGGCGATTCTGTTCTACCGACAAATGTTGCAATGGTTGGGGGGCATGGGGATCATTGTGCTGGCTGTGGCGATCTTGCCGCTGCTTGGCGTTGGGGGAATGCAGCTTTATCGGGCAGAAATGCCAGGGCCATTGAAAGACAATAAAATGCGCCCCCGTATCGCAGAAACGGCCAAAACACTCTGGCTGATTTATGTCTTGCTGACCATCGCCTGTGCGCTGGCACTTTGGGGCGCGGGGATGTCGGTATTCGATGCGATTTCCCATAGCTTCTCTACCATCGCGATTGGTGGGTTTTCCACTCATGATGCCAGTATCGGTTTTTTCAATAGTCCGGTTATCAACACGATTATTGCCATTTTTTTATTAATTTCAGGCTGTAATTTCGGTCTGCATTTTGCGGTGCTGTCTGGACGAAGTTTGAAAGTTTATTGGCGTGATCCAGAATTTCGTATGTTCATCACTATTCAGTTGGCACTATTGGCAATCTGTATGCTGATACTCTGGCAACATTCCGTTTATGAATCAGAATGGGAAGCATTGAATCACGCTTTTTTTCAGGTTGTCTCTATGGCGACAACGGCTGGGTTTACTACGGACACTTTCGCCCATTGGCCACTGTTTTTACCTTTCCTGCTGTTATGTTCTGCATTTATTGGGGGATGTGCGGGTTCGACGGGCGGCGGTCTCAAAGTTATCCGTATCTTGTTGTTGTTCTTGCAAGGATCGCGTGAATTAAAGCGCTTAGTGCACCCGAACGCGGTGTACACCATTAAATTAGGACGGCGGGCATTGCCGGAGCGCATTATTGAAGCAGTATGGGGATTTTTTTCAGCTTACGCGCTAGTCTTCGTCATTAGTATGTTGTTACTGATCGCAACGGGTGTTGATGAGTTCTCTGCTTTTTCTGCCATCGCAGCAACATTAAATAACTTGGGACCAGGATTGGGTAGCGTTGCTGATAACTTTACGACGATGAATCCGATGGCTAAATGGATATTGGTTGTCACTATGTTATTTGGACGTTTGGAAGTGTTCACATTATTAGTCCTGTTTACCCCAACTTTTTGGCGCGAATAA
- the hemG gene encoding menaquinone-dependent protoporphyrinogen IX dehydrogenase yields MSYLLLYSTQDGQTKKIVTRIAENLRRAGIQCDLRNLSTVKQVNLQSYQKVMIGASIRYGRFNSVLHHFVIHHQKLLNQMPTAFFGVNLTARKPEKRTPETNAYVRKFLIKSPWQPDLCDVFAGALRYPRYRWLDRIMIQFIMRMTGGETDTTKEIEYTDWEQVDRFSEAFLQISCDKAP; encoded by the coding sequence ATGAGCTATTTGTTGCTCTATTCTACTCAGGATGGGCAGACTAAAAAAATTGTTACCCGTATCGCCGAGAATCTCCGCCGTGCTGGTATTCAGTGTGATTTAAGAAATCTTTCGACAGTGAAGCAGGTCAACTTGCAGTCTTATCAAAAAGTCATGATAGGGGCATCAATACGTTATGGTCGTTTCAATTCCGTACTGCATCATTTTGTCATTCACCATCAAAAACTACTGAACCAAATGCCAACGGCCTTCTTTGGTGTCAATCTAACGGCGAGAAAGCCAGAAAAAAGAACACCAGAGACAAACGCTTATGTCCGTAAGTTTTTAATAAAAAGCCCGTGGCAACCTGATTTATGTGACGTCTTTGCCGGAGCGCTACGTTATCCACGTTATCGTTGGTTGGATCGCATCATGATTCAGTTCATTATGCGTATGACCGGAGGAGAAACAGATACAACAAAAGAAATCGAATACACCGATTGGGAACAGGTCGATCGTTTTTCTGAGGCGTTTTTGCAAATATCGTGTGATAAAGCGCCTTAA
- a CDS encoding endonuclease/exonuclease/phosphatase family protein, translated as MRYVAGQPVERIFPTSQQLLEDALLPHGEPLLANDRKLSVAIWNIYKQQRPSWQNVLASLIEESDLVLLQEAQTTPALLKFITTSGLIADQVPAFAIPQHPSGVMTLASSSPVYCCPLREKEPIFRLAKSSLITIYPLPDERQLMVINVHAINFSLGVDGYNRQLNNIGIHISLHNGPVIFAGDFNAWSRQRLRILERFARRMQLREVHFNDDHRTIVFGKPLDFVFYRELNVSRATVVMTGASDHNPLIVNFSL; from the coding sequence ATGAGATATGTCGCTGGGCAGCCTGTGGAACGCATTTTTCCTACTTCTCAGCAATTACTTGAGGATGCGTTGTTACCTCATGGAGAACCGCTTCTTGCCAACGATCGAAAGCTTTCTGTTGCCATCTGGAATATCTACAAACAGCAGCGTCCGTCATGGCAAAATGTTTTGGCTTCTTTAATTGAGGAGAGTGATCTTGTTTTACTGCAAGAGGCACAAACGACCCCGGCTTTATTGAAATTTATTACAACCAGCGGGTTGATCGCGGATCAGGTTCCTGCATTTGCTATTCCCCAACATCCATCAGGCGTGATGACATTGGCATCGTCCTCACCGGTTTATTGTTGCCCGCTTCGTGAGAAAGAGCCGATATTCAGGCTCGCTAAATCATCATTAATTACGATTTATCCATTACCCGATGAACGTCAGTTGATGGTAATAAACGTGCACGCCATTAACTTTAGCCTAGGTGTCGATGGCTATAACCGGCAATTAAATAATATTGGCATCCATATCAGTTTACATAATGGCCCGGTTATTTTTGCCGGCGATTTTAATGCCTGGAGTCGGCAGAGGTTAAGAATATTGGAGCGCTTTGCACGCCGTATGCAATTGAGAGAAGTGCATTTTAATGATGATCATAGAACGATTGTTTTTGGCAAACCGCTGGATTTTGTGTTTTATCGTGAGTTAAACGTTTCGCGTGCAACCGTTGTCATGACCGGTGCTTCTGATCATAACCCTCTGATAGTGAATTTCTCTTTGTAA